One window of Thermosipho affectus genomic DNA carries:
- the thyX gene encoding FAD-dependent thymidylate synthase: protein MEYKVLDKGFLRLVDILGDDYSAVKAARVSYGKGIKTPDKDKKLIFYLMEHKHETPFEHIVFTFHVKTPIFVARQWFRHRIGSFNEASLRYTELKDEFYIPNHIRKNVKEDKQKAVKVEDEDLKNMALELINKAIEDSYRAYKELLKIGVAREMARIVLPMSSYTQFYWTVNARSLMNFLNLRADSHAQFEIQQYAIKIAEIFKEKCPWTFEAFLKFNYRGDILKGVEL, encoded by the coding sequence TTGGAATATAAGGTGCTAGATAAAGGATTTTTAAGATTAGTTGATATTTTGGGTGATGATTATTCTGCTGTAAAGGCTGCACGTGTTTCATATGGTAAGGGGATTAAGACACCTGATAAGGATAAAAAATTGATTTTTTATCTAATGGAGCATAAACATGAGACTCCTTTTGAGCATATTGTTTTCACATTTCATGTAAAAACTCCTATTTTTGTTGCAAGACAGTGGTTTAGACATAGAATAGGGTCTTTTAACGAAGCAAGTTTAAGATATACAGAGCTAAAAGATGAATTTTATATACCAAATCACATAAGAAAAAATGTAAAAGAAGATAAACAAAAAGCGGTAAAGGTTGAAGATGAGGATTTAAAAAATATGGCGCTTGAATTGATAAATAAAGCGATAGAAGATTCTTATAGAGCGTATAAAGAGCTATTAAAAATAGGAGTTGCAAGGGAAATGGCTAGGATAGTTCTTCCAATGTCATCTTATACGCAATTTTATTGGACTGTTAATGCAAGGAGCTTGATGAATTTTTTAAATTTGCGTGCAGATTCTCATGCGCAATTTGAAATACAGCAATATGCAATAAAGATTGCAGAGATATTTAAGGAAAAATGTCCATGGACATTTGAGGCGTTTTTGAAATTTAATTACAGAGGAGATATTTTAAAAGGGGTGGAATTGTGA
- a CDS encoding bifunctional 5,10-methylenetetrahydrofolate dehydrogenase/5,10-methenyltetrahydrofolate cyclohydrolase: MYIDVKPLYTQIRSELLKRIEKLRREPKLVVVTYKPDSSTISYLRSQEKSAKRFGLDYEIIEGKTPQHVIKLLRSFSDDEEIDGIFVTHPLPDVDEMEVFENLDPRKDIEGRHPYNLGMLAYGEEFFAPCTAEAVIKILESYTEIIGKNVVIVGRSNTVGKPLSLMLLRRDRSATVTVCHTKTKNLSEFTKKADIVVAAAGRPELITKEMVKENAVVIDVGINVTENGIVGDVAKEVSDIAKVTPVPGGVGKITTVLLMEHLVKAAERINF; the protein is encoded by the coding sequence ATGTATATTGACGTAAAACCTTTGTATACACAAATTAGAAGTGAGCTTTTAAAAAGGATTGAAAAGTTAAGAAGAGAGCCAAAACTTGTTGTAGTTACATACAAACCTGATTCATCTACAATAAGTTATTTGAGAAGTCAAGAGAAATCTGCTAAGCGGTTTGGATTGGATTATGAGATTATAGAGGGAAAAACACCACAGCACGTTATTAAATTGCTAAGAAGTTTTTCAGATGATGAAGAAATAGATGGTATATTTGTAACGCATCCACTGCCTGATGTTGATGAAATGGAAGTTTTTGAAAATTTGGACCCGAGAAAAGATATAGAAGGTAGACATCCGTATAATTTGGGGATGCTTGCATATGGAGAAGAGTTTTTTGCACCATGTACAGCCGAAGCAGTGATAAAGATTTTGGAAAGTTATACGGAAATTATTGGGAAAAATGTAGTAATTGTGGGAAGAAGTAATACGGTTGGAAAACCACTGTCTTTAATGTTGTTGAGGCGTGATAGAAGTGCTACGGTGACTGTCTGTCATACAAAAACGAAAAATCTTTCAGAATTTACAAAGAAGGCAGATATTGTAGTTGCTGCTGCGGGAAGGCCTGAACTCATAACCAAAGAAATGGTTAAGGAAAATGCCGTGGTTATAGATGTGGGAATAAATGTTACGGAGAATGGTATTGTGGGGGATGTTGCTAAGGAAGTTTCCGATATTGCAAAAGTTACACCTGTACCTGGAGGTGTGGGAAAAATTACAACTGTATTATTAATGGAGCATCTTGTTAAAGCTGCAGAAAGAATAAATTTTTAA
- a CDS encoding DUF3242 domain-containing protein, translating to MKKFWILIISLVLLISSCGILFKTPSLPGSFSEKSAILLLDSFEYPLVSIGEIEEIYGVELGRGLYGIFDGFNGTFYVFKYNDKLRAKENWKRFKNQFGSPLKLNYLTYSLFDRGYFQMRYKAIDIVAWWKDNWLFIITGKDVKDFLGYIDKVYGAII from the coding sequence ATGAAAAAATTTTGGATTTTAATCATTTCATTAGTGCTTTTAATTTCAAGTTGTGGTATTTTATTTAAAACCCCTTCTTTGCCTGGAAGTTTTTCGGAAAAAAGCGCGATTTTGCTTTTAGATAGTTTTGAATATCCACTTGTTTCAATTGGTGAAATTGAAGAGATTTATGGTGTAGAACTTGGAAGGGGATTATATGGAATATTTGATGGATTTAATGGTACATTTTATGTATTTAAGTATAATGATAAGTTGCGTGCAAAGGAAAATTGGAAAAGATTTAAAAATCAGTTTGGTAGCCCCTTAAAGTTGAATTATTTAACATATAGTTTATTTGATCGAGGATATTTTCAAATGAGGTATAAGGCGATTGATATAGTTGCTTGGTGGAAAGACAATTGGCTGTTTATAATCACCGGCAAAGATGTAAAAGATTTTTTAGGCTATATAGATAAAGTTTACGGAGCGATAATATGA
- a CDS encoding Sir2 family NAD-dependent protein deacetylase has product MGYLIGIITQNIDNLHFKAGSKNVVEIHGNASRFYCERCGRKYSFPEKYYCKCGGIIRPDIVFFGENVKNLDYAYSLLKEANTLLVMGSSLQVYPAASFPLLIKENQGNLVIINMDSTSYDEFADLVYHMDLNEFSKILFRYFEEE; this is encoded by the coding sequence TTGGGATATTTAATAGGTATTATTACTCAAAATATAGATAATTTACATTTTAAGGCAGGATCAAAAAATGTAGTTGAAATCCATGGAAATGCAAGCAGATTTTATTGTGAAAGGTGTGGAAGAAAATATTCTTTTCCTGAAAAGTATTACTGTAAATGTGGTGGAATAATAAGACCTGATATTGTATTTTTTGGAGAAAACGTAAAAAACCTCGATTATGCGTATAGTCTTTTAAAAGAAGCAAATACATTACTTGTAATGGGAAGTTCTTTGCAGGTATATCCTGCTGCTTCTTTTCCTTTATTGATAAAAGAAAATCAAGGGAATTTGGTTATAATTAATATGGATAGTACCTCATATGATGAGTTTGCTGATCTTGTATATCACATGGATTTAAATGAATTTTCAAAGATACTTTTTAGATATTTTGAGGAGGAATAA
- the secD gene encoding protein translocase subunit SecD: MKENKVRGVITLIVIALAFVSLLWPTSNGYRGFASLFNRIRLGLDISGGARIEYKVDIDKSVENPSQIAEDVWTVLRNRLDMANYTEAVVKQTFREENTFIIVEIPGATDTARAEQLIGSTGILWFGQVVDETSTNPKIDPELTNEAKREKAEWLLDREGKKWYLVKKEIANISSLKLVSPKIVEAIPQVDRNNVAGYVVTFKMDKAYVDVFKRITEKLYVPEELLNQGGIAYKQALKKRLAIVLDNRVQFAGFVTAKITDGSALIKGNFTLDEAKQLAAILKSGALPARLEKVSSGWVAPLLGKDIIEASIKAGIVGVVIVLVYMIVFYGVMGIVADIALLYNTFLLLGILAVTGSILTLPGIAGIILTIGTTVDGNIIIYERIKEELRKGSSVKAAISTAFSKSFITLFDANLTTIIAGLFLYYFGTGTVKGFAITLIIGVLGSLFVNLIVSRFFLELFSGGIKVKSVGKGGAKA, encoded by the coding sequence ATGAAAGAAAATAAAGTCAGAGGCGTAATAACATTGATAGTTATTGCACTTGCTTTTGTATCCTTACTTTGGCCTACTTCAAATGGATATAGAGGATTTGCAAGTTTATTTAACAGAATAAGATTAGGACTTGATATTAGTGGAGGAGCAAGAATTGAATACAAAGTTGATATCGACAAATCTGTAGAAAATCCATCACAGATTGCGGAAGATGTCTGGACTGTTTTAAGAAATAGACTTGATATGGCAAATTATACCGAAGCTGTGGTTAAACAGACGTTTAGAGAAGAAAACACATTTATTATTGTTGAAATTCCAGGGGCTACAGATACCGCTAGAGCAGAACAACTAATCGGTTCTACAGGTATACTTTGGTTTGGTCAAGTAGTTGATGAGACAAGCACAAATCCAAAAATAGATCCAGAATTAACAAACGAAGCCAAAAGAGAGAAAGCAGAGTGGTTGCTTGATAGGGAAGGTAAGAAGTGGTACCTTGTCAAAAAAGAGATTGCTAATATTTCCAGTTTAAAACTTGTTTCACCAAAGATTGTTGAGGCAATACCACAAGTTGACAGAAATAATGTAGCTGGTTATGTTGTAACCTTTAAGATGGATAAAGCTTATGTGGATGTATTTAAGAGAATAACGGAAAAACTTTATGTACCAGAAGAATTACTTAATCAAGGAGGAATTGCATATAAACAAGCATTAAAAAAGAGATTAGCAATTGTTTTGGATAATAGAGTGCAATTTGCGGGATTTGTTACTGCAAAGATAACAGATGGTAGTGCGTTAATTAAGGGAAACTTTACATTGGATGAAGCAAAACAATTGGCTGCAATTTTAAAGAGTGGAGCGCTTCCTGCAAGGTTAGAGAAAGTTTCATCTGGATGGGTTGCACCTTTGCTTGGAAAAGATATAATTGAGGCGTCAATAAAAGCGGGTATAGTTGGTGTTGTTATTGTTCTTGTGTATATGATAGTATTTTATGGAGTTATGGGAATCGTTGCAGATATTGCATTGTTGTATAATACATTCTTATTGCTTGGAATTTTGGCGGTAACTGGTTCAATTTTAACGTTACCTGGTATAGCAGGTATTATTTTGACTATTGGTACAACTGTTGATGGAAATATAATAATTTATGAAAGAATAAAGGAAGAATTAAGAAAGGGAAGTTCAGTAAAAGCTGCAATTTCGACAGCCTTTTCAAAATCATTTATTACACTCTTTGATGCAAATCTTACAACGATAATTGCTGGACTTTTCCTTTATTATTTTGGCACAGGTACTGTAAAAGGTTTTGCCATTACTTTAATTATAGGTGTTTTGGGTAGTTTGTTTGTTAATTTGATAGTCTCGAGATTTTTCTTAGAACTATTTTCCGGTGGGATTAAGGTTAAAAGTGTTGGCAAAGGAGGTGCCAAGGCATGA
- the secF gene encoding protein translocase subunit SecF, producing MIDFVGKKNVFIILSIILVAASLVSIFTKGFYLGVEFLGGSEIILSVNDVVDEAYVRNVIKNLAPEFENARVTQIRSIDDPKDITKFSIVVSPLDEKGKLRVYSGEEKDMVSKKIVEAFKEKGKVANVIGFNETSGYAAKEIKNLTWKAVVFTLLAILLYITLRFQFVFGVGAIVALIHDVIITLGFFSFFNYELNVAAIAAVLTLIGYSLNDTIVVYDRIRENLKRARGKSIENIVNDSINQVIKRTINTSLTTFIVIFVLLLFSGNSIKPFAFGMTIGTVVGTYSSLYIASPVVIKWIKR from the coding sequence ATGATAGATTTTGTTGGAAAAAAGAATGTTTTTATAATACTTTCTATAATTTTGGTTGCGGCATCTCTTGTGAGTATATTTACTAAAGGATTTTACCTTGGTGTAGAATTTCTGGGTGGTTCAGAGATTATCTTGAGTGTTAACGATGTTGTAGATGAGGCATATGTGAGAAATGTAATAAAAAACTTGGCACCAGAGTTTGAAAATGCAAGGGTAACTCAAATAAGGAGTATTGATGATCCAAAAGATATAACGAAATTTTCCATAGTTGTTTCCCCACTTGATGAAAAAGGAAAGTTGAGAGTTTATTCTGGAGAAGAAAAAGATATGGTTAGTAAAAAAATTGTTGAAGCATTTAAAGAAAAAGGGAAGGTTGCAAATGTAATTGGATTTAACGAAACCAGTGGTTATGCAGCTAAAGAAATTAAAAATCTAACCTGGAAGGCAGTTGTATTTACTTTACTTGCAATCTTATTGTACATAACTTTGAGGTTCCAATTTGTATTTGGAGTAGGTGCGATTGTTGCACTTATCCACGATGTTATAATCACATTGGGATTCTTCTCATTTTTTAATTACGAACTTAATGTTGCGGCAATTGCAGCTGTTTTAACACTTATAGGTTATTCACTTAACGATACAATTGTTGTGTATGATAGGATAAGAGAGAATTTAAAGAGAGCTAGAGGAAAAAGTATAGAAAATATAGTTAATGATAGTATAAATCAGGTTATTAAAAGGACTATAAATACATCACTCACCACGTTTATAGTTATATTTGTTTTATTGCTATTCTCTGGAAATAGCATTAAACCTTTTGCATTTGGAATGACTATAGGCACGGTAGTTGGAACTTATTCATCGCTTTATATAGCAAGTCCTGTAGTTATAAAGTGGATAAAAAGATAA
- a CDS encoding chromate transporter — MKMKKDYSKLWEIFTKFFVTSALTLGGGYAMVPIFKRKFSNYMDDEKFGKILSLAQSMPGPIAINMAILIGEEVFGIWGIVFAVFGVLIPPVLVIVLAGTLVGKYSNELSPLFNGIYASILGLVLGVLYSIVRLQKWDKQKIIVLGLALLVVFFFKSMVIPVFILIVWWEYARRIS, encoded by the coding sequence ATGAAAATGAAGAAGGATTATTCTAAACTTTGGGAAATCTTTACAAAATTTTTTGTTACTTCCGCTTTAACATTGGGCGGAGGTTATGCTATGGTTCCAATTTTTAAGAGAAAATTTTCAAATTATATGGATGATGAAAAATTTGGGAAAATTTTATCTCTTGCACAATCTATGCCAGGCCCTATAGCAATTAATATGGCAATTTTAATAGGTGAAGAAGTTTTTGGGATTTGGGGAATCGTATTTGCAGTATTTGGTGTTTTGATTCCACCGGTTTTGGTTATAGTATTAGCCGGTACGTTAGTAGGAAAATATTCAAATGAACTTTCTCCCCTTTTTAACGGGATTTATGCTTCAATTTTAGGGCTTGTTTTAGGAGTTTTGTATTCTATAGTAAGATTACAAAAATGGGATAAACAAAAGATTATTGTTTTAGGGTTAGCCTTGTTAGTGGTTTTTTTCTTTAAATCAATGGTTATACCTGTTTTTATTTTGATTGTGTGGTGGGAATATGCTCGAAGAATTAGTTGA
- a CDS encoding SIR2 family NAD-dependent protein deacylase produces MLEELVEIIKAGNVLALTGAGISTNSGIPDFRGKNGLYERYGHEIFDYGFFKRYPEKFYDFVKKEFSKMYKAKCNISHRLLARLEDLGYLKG; encoded by the coding sequence ATGCTCGAAGAATTAGTTGAAATTATAAAAGCGGGGAATGTGCTTGCGTTAACTGGAGCTGGAATAAGTACAAATAGTGGTATTCCGGATTTTAGGGGAAAAAATGGATTGTACGAAAGATACGGTCATGAAATTTTTGATTATGGATTTTTTAAAAGATATCCTGAAAAGTTCTATGACTTCGTAAAGAAAGAATTTAGTAAAATGTATAAAGCAAAGTGTAATATTTCACACAGATTACTTGCAAGGTTAGAAGATTTGGGATATTTAAAAGGTTAG
- the xseA gene encoding exodeoxyribonuclease VII large subunit, with protein MGIVKEFKDLIELNEYVVNKIESTGITQETFRFYADVVRANVHNTGLYIDVSQTYPGKKGTRNIEITVFVLKFLYPRMLKVLGIESEKDLVGKKWIFQGKLSFYRDRMSFTFFADTIAPVGESEIEKRRKEILKELKMRNLLMLEKHDLSELPPIKKIAIISSSTAAGYEDFLKNLKVSYLYQPIVHLYESPMQGARTATGIILALNRIKRSNIDYDVVVIARGGGAKSDLMYFDDLILGVEIAKFNEYCPVLSGIGHERDFTIPDYVAWKRFATPTEVARAISKQIDDNIKKVDNNWNDLRLLVMSLFKNVNNILNFQLIDYINKTITVRFENINYLLDNYYENLENHLEYKIDFSKRRISEDVLNFISEKMNGKFKNEESNMLNYAKLLEKDFELKISRAESSINVIFQELLKKEELAPLLFGGAVILKNGKKVSSIRQIKIGEKLGLYLKDGKINVKVFNERKNKKEELYGGHTLFKN; from the coding sequence GTGGGAATAGTGAAAGAATTTAAAGATTTGATAGAATTAAACGAGTACGTTGTAAATAAGATAGAATCTACTGGTATTACACAGGAAACATTTAGGTTCTATGCGGATGTTGTAAGGGCAAATGTACATAACACGGGATTGTACATTGATGTTTCTCAGACCTATCCCGGAAAAAAAGGAACGAGAAACATTGAGATTACGGTTTTTGTTTTAAAATTTTTGTATCCGCGTATGTTAAAAGTTTTGGGGATAGAAAGTGAAAAAGATCTAGTGGGGAAAAAGTGGATTTTTCAAGGTAAATTATCTTTTTATAGAGATAGAATGAGTTTTACATTTTTTGCAGATACTATTGCACCTGTTGGAGAATCTGAAATAGAGAAAAGAAGGAAAGAAATATTAAAAGAACTTAAAATGAGAAATTTACTTATGCTCGAAAAACACGATTTATCAGAACTTCCGCCTATAAAGAAAATAGCAATTATTTCTTCAAGTACTGCCGCAGGCTATGAGGATTTTTTGAAAAATTTAAAAGTTAGCTATCTTTATCAACCAATCGTTCATTTGTATGAATCACCAATGCAAGGTGCGCGAACAGCAACGGGAATAATTTTAGCTTTAAATAGAATAAAAAGATCTAATATTGATTATGATGTAGTTGTAATTGCAAGGGGTGGAGGGGCAAAGAGTGACTTAATGTATTTTGATGATTTAATATTAGGCGTTGAGATTGCAAAGTTTAATGAATATTGCCCCGTGTTATCTGGAATAGGACATGAAAGGGATTTTACTATTCCAGATTATGTTGCATGGAAAAGGTTTGCAACGCCTACAGAAGTTGCAAGGGCAATTTCTAAGCAGATAGATGATAATATTAAGAAAGTTGATAATAATTGGAATGATTTGAGATTGTTGGTAATGAGTTTATTCAAAAATGTTAATAACATATTGAACTTCCAACTTATAGATTACATAAATAAAACAATTACAGTTAGATTTGAAAACATTAATTATTTGTTGGATAATTATTATGAAAATTTAGAAAATCATCTAGAGTATAAAATAGATTTTTCAAAGCGTAGGATTTCAGAGGATGTTCTCAATTTTATTTCTGAGAAAATGAATGGTAAGTTTAAAAATGAAGAAAGTAATATGCTCAATTATGCAAAATTACTTGAAAAAGATTTTGAATTAAAGATTTCCCGTGCAGAATCTAGCATAAATGTAATTTTTCAAGAATTGTTAAAAAAAGAAGAACTTGCCCCGCTACTTTTTGGTGGAGCAGTCATTTTGAAAAACGGAAAGAAAGTAAGTAGTATAAGGCAAATAAAGATAGGTGAAAAATTGGGACTTTATCTTAAGGATGGAAAAATCAATGTAAAGGTGTTTAATGAGAGAAAGAATAAAAAGGAGGAATTGTATGGAGGACATACTCTCTTTAAAAATTGA
- a CDS encoding lipase family alpha/beta hydrolase has translation MKRLSVLLVLISCFLFSSTLYEYKFKGVVVFRSLDIKIKPFFEYDKVEEKDWNPFKPELLKIKDGKKKIILIHGISPREVDEKIDYYKENMISTFKKEVPENVGLYLFLYPSLDVPLENISKELVDLTDGFDSFFIYAHSMGGILLKYALQDEHFAKKIKCVIFAGTPHLGSPLAQIATFDQSFFDLYIGQRFELIKYALFLANLFKGYIVAPNYKYLVFGRDYPKIPKNIRVINFVGKLDFTVTDLDKILETHLPSFVGLYFLKYVIDNIYPKNSVFLENDGMVPTISASAYGDLNVFFKASHADLAMRRDIIKKALELFGLLGEGI, from the coding sequence TTGAAAAGATTATCTGTTTTATTAGTTTTAATTTCGTGTTTTTTGTTTTCGTCTACTTTGTATGAGTATAAGTTTAAAGGTGTAGTTGTTTTTAGAAGTTTGGATATAAAAATAAAACCATTTTTTGAATACGATAAAGTTGAGGAAAAAGATTGGAATCCTTTTAAACCTGAGTTGTTGAAGATAAAAGATGGAAAAAAGAAAATAATTCTTATCCATGGAATTTCACCAAGAGAAGTAGATGAAAAAATTGATTATTATAAAGAAAATATGATAAGTACTTTTAAAAAAGAAGTACCGGAAAACGTTGGACTTTACCTTTTTTTATATCCCAGTTTGGATGTGCCACTTGAGAATATTTCAAAAGAATTAGTAGACTTAACGGATGGCTTTGACAGTTTTTTTATCTATGCACATAGTATGGGTGGAATTTTATTAAAATATGCTTTGCAAGATGAACACTTTGCAAAAAAGATAAAATGTGTGATTTTTGCTGGGACACCACATTTGGGTTCACCACTTGCACAAATTGCAACTTTTGATCAATCTTTTTTTGATTTATATATTGGGCAAAGGTTCGAATTAATAAAATATGCACTGTTTCTAGCTAACTTATTTAAAGGATATATTGTGGCACCTAATTATAAGTATTTGGTTTTTGGAAGAGATTATCCAAAAATTCCTAAAAATATTAGAGTAATAAATTTTGTTGGAAAGTTAGATTTTACCGTAACAGATCTAGACAAAATCCTTGAAACACACTTACCAAGTTTTGTCGGACTTTATTTTCTAAAATATGTTATTGATAACATATATCCGAAAAATTCGGTTTTTTTGGAGAATGATGGAATGGTACCAACAATAAGTGCAAGTGCGTACGGGGACTTAAATGTATTTTTCAAGGCATCTCACGCTGACCTTGCAATGCGACGTGATATAATAAAGAAAGCATTGGAATTATTTGGACTTTTAGGGGAGGGTATATAA
- a CDS encoding exodeoxyribonuclease VII: protein MEDILSLKIEDMERLEFNDLIEKIERIKDYFHQNDVDIELALKLYGKAVDLLSIARKKLINFKHEKEQIDKKYREFLESLENENEEGLF, encoded by the coding sequence ATGGAGGACATACTCTCTTTAAAAATTGAAGATATGGAACGATTGGAATTCAATGATCTTATCGAAAAAATAGAAAGAATAAAAGATTATTTTCATCAAAATGATGTTGATATAGAGCTTGCTTTAAAGTTATATGGTAAGGCCGTTGATTTACTTTCCATAGCTAGAAAAAAGCTTATTAATTTTAAACATGAAAAAGAACAGATAGACAAAAAATATAGAGAGTTTTTAGAAAGTTTGGAGAATGAAAATGAAGAAGGATTATTCTAA
- a CDS encoding ribonuclease HII, which produces MIVAGVDEAGRGPLFGPVVAGAVVLTNDVEGINDSKKLTAKSREKLFFEILKNSFFGIGIATPAEIDKLNILHATELAMNRALDMLRRKVDFDLVLVDGKNLKLKYLYKCIIKGDLLVKEISAASIVAKVIRDRILNFYSKRFSNYLFERHKGYPTKLHIDLIEKYGLTPEHRLTFKPVVNLIKINELEEWYKSGIIDEERYRIIVKKMGVPLFGI; this is translated from the coding sequence ATGATAGTTGCAGGTGTAGATGAAGCAGGTAGAGGCCCATTATTTGGACCTGTTGTTGCAGGTGCCGTTGTTCTAACTAACGATGTTGAAGGGATAAACGATTCAAAGAAATTAACCGCTAAAAGTAGAGAAAAATTATTTTTTGAGATATTGAAAAATTCATTTTTTGGTATCGGAATTGCAACACCTGCTGAGATTGATAAATTGAATATATTGCATGCAACTGAGCTTGCAATGAACAGGGCACTTGATATGTTAAGAAGGAAAGTAGATTTCGATTTAGTATTAGTAGACGGAAAAAACTTAAAATTGAAATATCTGTATAAATGTATTATTAAAGGTGATCTTCTTGTAAAAGAAATTTCTGCCGCTTCAATTGTTGCAAAGGTCATTAGAGATAGAATACTTAATTTCTATTCTAAGAGGTTTTCAAATTATTTATTTGAAAGACATAAAGGTTATCCTACAAAATTGCACATAGATTTAATAGAAAAATATGGACTTACTCCAGAACATAGGTTGACTTTTAAACCTGTTGTGAATTTAATAAAGATTAATGAACTTGAAGAATGGTATAAAAGTGGTATTATAGATGAAGAAAGATATAGAATAATAGTTAAGAAAATGGGGGTGCCTCTTTTTGGAATATAA
- the yajC gene encoding preprotein translocase subunit YajC codes for MSNFVYSGVPDPSAGVSNPGAAAAPSAASGLFQMLFLLLIFFVMMYFLVILPQKKREKQFKQMISEIKRGDTVITSGGIVGKVIDVKKDTLKIKSNNTTELEIAKVYVAKVIKNKEE; via the coding sequence ATGTCAAATTTTGTTTATTCAGGTGTACCTGATCCATCTGCTGGAGTGTCCAATCCGGGAGCAGCGGCTGCTCCAAGTGCTGCGAGTGGACTTTTTCAAATGTTATTCCTTTTACTCATTTTCTTTGTAATGATGTATTTTTTGGTGATTTTACCTCAAAAAAAGAGGGAAAAACAATTTAAACAAATGATTTCTGAAATTAAGAGGGGAGATACTGTTATTACCTCTGGCGGTATTGTAGGAAAGGTTATAGATGTAAAAAAAGATACACTAAAAATAAAAAGTAACAATACAACTGAACTTGAAATTGCAAAGGTTTATGTAGCAAAAGTAATAAAAAACAAGGAGGAATAA